A genomic stretch from Candidatus Bathyarchaeia archaeon includes:
- a CDS encoding radical SAM protein — protein MGLSIFKSVKELFCTCLPKYNVNPYLGRCGHNCIYCYAIKFPSFMGPTLPRLKLKEEFSKMVKGARFRLPVMLSDSTDPYQPLEREYEITRKCLEILAEHKFPILIVTKSDLVVRDIDVFKRTLTVISMSITTSRDEIASLIEPNAPKPHARFLALKKIAEENIPTVVRIDPIIPSINSDMNDLEKIVLEASRIGVKQITASTMKIVKGLLPFIKSVNPSLSRKLAELYVDGEWIRGYKYLNRSLRLRILAGLKAIVEGYGLKFATCREGFPSLNTTICDGTSYCRKTLGEFITQKRD, from the coding sequence ATGGGTCTTTCAATCTTTAAATCAGTTAAGGAATTATTCTGTACATGTCTTCCAAAATATAATGTAAACCCATATTTGGGCAGGTGTGGTCATAACTGTATATATTGTTACGCAATTAAATTTCCAAGCTTCATGGGACCAACTCTTCCACGGCTTAAACTTAAGGAGGAGTTTTCTAAGATGGTTAAAGGAGCAAGATTTCGTTTACCAGTTATGCTCAGTGACTCTACCGATCCTTATCAACCACTCGAGAGAGAATATGAGATAACTAGAAAATGCTTAGAGATTTTAGCTGAACATAAATTTCCGATATTGATAGTTACAAAGTCTGATCTTGTTGTTAGAGATATTGATGTTTTTAAGAGGACTTTAACTGTTATTTCAATGAGTATAACCACTAGTCGGGATGAGATTGCTAGTCTTATAGAACCTAATGCTCCTAAACCTCATGCAAGATTCTTAGCTCTGAAAAAAATCGCTGAGGAAAATATACCCACAGTTGTTAGGATAGATCCAATAATACCCTCAATTAACTCAGATATGAATGATCTTGAAAAAATAGTTTTAGAAGCCTCTAGAATAGGTGTGAAGCAAATAACGGCTTCAACTATGAAGATAGTTAAGGGATTACTGCCCTTCATAAAAAGCGTAAATCCATCCCTCTCAAGGAAGCTGGCGGAACTTTATGTTGATGGCGAATGGATTAGAGGCTATAAATACTTGAATAGAAGCTTAAGACTGAGGATTTTGGCAGGTCTAAAGGCCATAGTTGAAGGGTACGGGTTAAAATTCGCAACATGCAGGGAAGGCTTTCCATCACTAAACACAACAATATGCGATGGAACCTCATATTGTCGGAAAACCTTAGGCGAATTCATAACCCAAAAAAGGGATTAG
- a CDS encoding elongation factor EF-2, which yields MMKPAIVERILRVMRNREQIRNIGVIAHIDHGKTTLTDLLLAEAGLIPYNLAGEARVLDYLEEERRRGITIKAANISLLHEVNGKEYVVNLIDTPGHVDFTGRVTRALRIVDGAIAIVDAVEEIMAQTEVVTRQALNELVKPVLFINKIDRLINELKLTVEEIQTKILRIIRDFNNIIELYCELPFKNKWKVSLSKENIILGSALHKWGLTIETARRKGIRFSDIIEEYKRGNLQNLQEVIPLHKTLLEIIVRELPNPIEAQKYRIPKIWRGNLNSEIGRAMLECDPNGPTSICVTNVKRESRDGLIATGRIFSGRIKDGDQVYLMGAKRDSVIRQVSIYMGSFREHVRQLDSGNIVALSGLETINAGETIINTMHKEYMTPFEEITYISKPVITVSVEPKDPRDLTRLINVLNLLSIEDPNLMVMINRETGEYLLSGIGELHLDIAIKTIKEYEDNLEIIVSKPIVSYRESVAKSGATVTAKSPNGLNRIVVKVEPAKRSLSKMIEKKRNEELIKNAERILNMDENENILVDLAGKELIYEDLESIINGFKWACRSGPLCGEPLMRVRVNLIDVHLSDKPEQKGQAQIMPAVRRAIFGSFLTANPILLEPIYSIQISAPTEQMGNIINLVTKRRGKISSIIQKGFISIIDGFMPVAESLGLADEIRSASSGRAFWQSVFSHWEEIPEDHLFKIIYFIRLRKGLPVEVPEAEIFID from the coding sequence ATGATGAAGCCTGCAATTGTAGAGCGGATATTAAGAGTTATGAGAAATAGGGAGCAAATTCGCAATATAGGCGTAATAGCACATATAGATCATGGTAAAACAACGTTAACGGACTTACTTTTAGCGGAGGCTGGCCTAATACCATATAACTTGGCTGGTGAGGCACGTGTTCTTGATTATCTTGAGGAGGAACGGCGGCGAGGGATAACAATAAAGGCCGCTAATATATCCTTGTTACATGAAGTGAATGGTAAAGAGTACGTGGTGAATCTCATTGATACGCCTGGTCACGTTGATTTTACAGGCAGAGTTACACGCGCCTTAAGAATCGTTGATGGCGCAATAGCTATAGTAGATGCTGTTGAAGAGATTATGGCGCAGACGGAGGTTGTAACCAGACAGGCGTTAAATGAACTCGTTAAACCTGTTCTCTTTATAAACAAGATTGATAGATTAATTAATGAATTAAAGTTAACTGTTGAGGAAATTCAAACTAAAATATTACGTATAATTCGGGATTTCAATAATATCATAGAGTTATATTGCGAGTTGCCCTTCAAAAATAAGTGGAAGGTCAGCCTATCTAAAGAGAACATTATACTAGGTTCAGCTTTACATAAGTGGGGATTAACTATTGAGACCGCAAGAAGAAAGGGTATTAGATTTAGTGACATAATTGAAGAGTATAAAAGGGGAAATTTACAGAATCTCCAAGAAGTAATTCCACTTCATAAAACACTCTTAGAGATTATAGTGAGAGAATTACCAAATCCTATTGAGGCACAGAAATATAGGATTCCAAAAATATGGAGGGGAAATTTAAACTCAGAGATTGGTAGAGCTATGCTCGAATGCGACCCTAATGGACCAACAAGTATATGCGTAACTAACGTTAAGAGAGAATCCAGAGATGGTTTAATTGCAACTGGCAGGATATTTTCTGGCAGAATAAAGGATGGTGATCAAGTATATTTAATGGGTGCTAAAAGGGACAGTGTTATCCGCCAAGTCTCAATTTATATGGGTTCATTTAGAGAACATGTTAGACAGCTAGATTCCGGTAACATTGTAGCACTCTCAGGGCTAGAAACCATTAATGCTGGCGAAACCATTATTAATACAATGCATAAAGAGTATATGACGCCTTTTGAGGAGATCACGTATATCTCAAAGCCTGTAATTACAGTATCAGTTGAGCCCAAAGACCCAAGAGATCTTACACGACTAATTAATGTATTAAACCTACTTTCAATCGAGGATCCAAACTTAATGGTTATGATTAACAGGGAAACCGGCGAATATCTACTTAGCGGAATAGGTGAATTACACTTAGATATTGCAATAAAAACTATAAAAGAATACGAAGATAATTTAGAGATAATAGTATCTAAGCCAATAGTCTCATATAGGGAAAGCGTAGCCAAGAGTGGAGCTACAGTAACAGCAAAAAGTCCAAACGGATTAAATCGGATAGTAGTGAAAGTTGAGCCAGCAAAGAGAAGCTTGTCAAAAATGATTGAGAAGAAAAGAAATGAAGAGTTAATTAAAAACGCTGAGCGAATACTGAATATGGACGAAAATGAGAATATTCTTGTTGACCTCGCCGGAAAGGAACTCATCTATGAAGATTTAGAGTCTATTATAAATGGTTTTAAATGGGCTTGCAGATCTGGACCATTATGTGGGGAACCTTTAATGAGAGTAAGAGTAAATTTAATTGATGTCCACTTAAGCGATAAGCCGGAGCAAAAGGGACAGGCTCAAATAATGCCAGCTGTGAGGAGGGCAATCTTCGGCTCCTTTTTGACAGCTAACCCCATATTACTTGAGCCAATTTATAGTATCCAAATCTCCGCACCAACTGAGCAAATGGGAAACATAATTAACCTAGTAACTAAGAGACGCGGGAAGATCTCATCAATTATCCAAAAAGGATTTATTTCAATAATTGATGGTTTTATGCCGGTTGCTGAATCTCTTGGATTAGCTGATGAGATTCGATCAGCGTCTTCTGGAAGGGCATTTTGGCAAAGTGTATTTTCTCATTGGGAAGAGATCCCAGAAGACCACTTATTTAAGATAATATATTTTATAAGACTTAGAAAAGGATTGCCGGTTGAAGTTCCTGAGGCAGAAATCTTCATCGACTAA
- a CDS encoding ARMT1-like domain-containing protein, with product MKGHLLCVPCTVRAAYDIAVKATDNEELRKAVLIETLKWLSKNDVAIKMTPAMLHTYVFRFVQKITGNKDPFAHLKRESNKVVMNLMHLLRSNIEKQSFEESFKIAALGAICGNSIDFEVEGYQVSLEDLGRSLSECLKGDLMLDDTPKLMDALSKSKTVLYLLDNAGEIVFDKIFMQVMIEKYSVKVLAAVKSGPVLNDATMDDALQVGLNEVADVITTGSDSIGLNLSECSEEFLRYLNNSDIIIAKGQGYYESITEVEHIIQKPIAYMLKAKCSVVAKSLNVRQGSNVIKLVNYPPKK from the coding sequence ATGAAGGGACATTTACTCTGCGTGCCATGTACGGTAAGGGCAGCTTACGATATAGCGGTTAAAGCTACGGATAATGAGGAGCTGAGAAAAGCTGTTCTTATCGAGACTTTAAAATGGTTAAGTAAAAATGATGTTGCCATAAAAATGACGCCAGCAATGCTCCATACATATGTTTTTAGATTTGTTCAGAAGATTACCGGAAACAAAGATCCATTTGCGCATTTAAAGAGGGAATCTAATAAAGTGGTCATGAATCTAATGCATCTTCTGAGAAGTAATATTGAGAAACAGAGTTTTGAAGAGTCCTTTAAAATCGCAGCTCTAGGGGCTATATGCGGGAACTCCATAGACTTTGAGGTTGAAGGCTACCAAGTCTCATTAGAGGATCTTGGAAGGTCACTGTCGGAATGCTTAAAAGGAGATTTAATGCTCGATGATACACCAAAACTTATGGATGCTCTCTCAAAATCTAAAACAGTATTATATCTTCTAGATAACGCTGGTGAAATAGTTTTTGATAAAATTTTCATGCAGGTCATGATTGAAAAGTACTCGGTTAAAGTTTTAGCAGCCGTAAAATCCGGTCCGGTCTTAAATGATGCAACTATGGATGATGCATTACAGGTTGGGTTAAATGAGGTTGCAGATGTTATTACCACTGGTAGTGACTCAATAGGCTTAAATCTGTCAGAATGCTCTGAAGAATTCTTAAGATACCTAAATAACTCGGATATAATAATTGCTAAGGGACAAGGATATTACGAGAGTATAACGGAGGTTGAGCATATAATTCAGAAACCTATAGCATACATGCTTAAGGCTAAATGCTCGGTTGTCGCCAAATCTCTTAATGTACGTCAAGGTTCAAATGTGATAAAACTTGTGAATTATCCTCCTAAAAAATAA
- a CDS encoding diphthine--ammonia ligase gives MRLGALFSGGKDSCLAIHKAQAFHRVVCLISLVPKSEESLLFHFPNVWVTKFQAEAMNLPIIQVETEIGEDRELASLIKALKLAIKRFKIEGVITGAIRSTYQASRFQKICDRLGLWCFNPLWLKSQEELLREVIDSGFDTIISGVFAYPLDRSFLGRRLDANLLRELLDLWRKYGISIAGEGGEIETTVLDAPIFKKRIEVTDYEIYYKGDSGIFKIKYLRLVDK, from the coding sequence ATGAGGCTTGGTGCTCTCTTTTCCGGCGGAAAAGACTCATGCTTAGCCATCCATAAAGCTCAAGCATTTCATAGGGTAGTTTGTCTGATAAGCCTAGTTCCAAAAAGCGAAGAAAGTCTGCTCTTTCACTTCCCGAATGTTTGGGTAACCAAATTCCAGGCGGAAGCAATGAATCTGCCTATAATTCAGGTCGAAACCGAAATTGGTGAAGATAGGGAGTTAGCTAGTCTAATTAAAGCCCTAAAATTAGCCATTAAGAGATTTAAGATTGAGGGGGTTATTACTGGTGCAATAAGATCCACTTATCAGGCTAGCAGATTTCAGAAGATATGTGATAGACTTGGGCTTTGGTGCTTTAACCCCTTATGGCTTAAGAGCCAAGAGGAATTGTTACGTGAAGTTATAGATAGCGGTTTTGACACAATTATTTCAGGGGTATTCGCATATCCGCTTGATAGAAGTTTTCTCGGCAGAAGACTAGATGCCAATCTCCTAAGAGAACTCCTAGATCTATGGAGGAAATATGGTATAAGTATTGCTGGGGAGGGCGGCGAGATAGAGACAACGGTTCTAGATGCGCCAATATTTAAGAAGAGAATAGAGGTAACAGACTATGAGATATATTATAAAGGCGATTCCGGAATATTCAAAATAAAATATCTGAGGCTTGTGGATAAATGA